The Tistrella mobilis genome window below encodes:
- a CDS encoding efflux RND transporter periplasmic adaptor subunit, translating into MSNKAAALFLAGAVIAGGTLAIVYRDEIGPYAKSVLALASSTAASEAVAQPAQMPVPQVPVAEVITRKVAPSVEFTGHLEATKAIELRPRVGGAIVAASVPEGGLVRPGELLFQIDPRPFEVVLNAAKAQLQQANVLLDQAEIDFGRTEALASNGNAPRKAFDDALAMRRQRQAQVDIAKVAVSAAELDLSFARVTAPIAGRIDRVLVTEGNLVTGGNAGAATLLTTIVATDPLYVYFDIDEATYLGFVANARAPETGTVAGKLPVHLGLMTDTGFPHAGELDFLGNRVDRSTGTIRARAIVKNPDGRLTPGLFARVKLVTAEPAQTVLIDDQAIGIDQGRRYVLALGADNKAEYRPVEIGPMIDGLRVVAAGLKPADKIIVKGLVRPGMQVVPQMISMAPGDTATDDRAAADSQEARQ; encoded by the coding sequence ATGAGTAATAAAGCCGCCGCCCTGTTTTTAGCCGGCGCCGTCATCGCCGGTGGCACGCTTGCCATCGTCTATCGCGACGAGATCGGACCCTACGCCAAAAGCGTTCTGGCGCTTGCTTCCTCGACCGCTGCGTCGGAGGCTGTCGCGCAGCCGGCACAGATGCCTGTTCCGCAGGTGCCGGTTGCCGAGGTCATCACGCGCAAGGTCGCGCCATCCGTTGAGTTTACCGGCCATCTGGAAGCGACCAAGGCTATCGAGCTGCGTCCGCGCGTCGGCGGCGCGATCGTCGCCGCCAGCGTTCCCGAAGGCGGTCTCGTGCGGCCCGGCGAGCTTCTCTTCCAGATCGATCCGCGACCGTTCGAGGTGGTCCTGAACGCGGCCAAAGCGCAGTTGCAGCAGGCAAACGTCCTGCTCGATCAGGCCGAGATCGACTTCGGGCGCACCGAGGCGCTCGCTTCGAACGGCAACGCGCCGCGCAAGGCTTTCGATGACGCGCTGGCCATGCGGCGTCAACGCCAGGCGCAAGTCGACATCGCCAAGGTTGCCGTCTCGGCCGCCGAACTCGATCTCTCCTTTGCCCGCGTCACCGCGCCGATTGCTGGGCGCATCGACCGGGTCCTCGTCACGGAAGGCAATCTCGTCACCGGCGGCAATGCAGGCGCTGCGACGCTCCTCACCACGATTGTCGCGACCGATCCGCTCTACGTCTATTTCGACATCGACGAAGCCACCTATCTCGGCTTCGTAGCCAATGCCCGCGCACCCGAGACGGGAACGGTTGCCGGCAAGCTCCCGGTGCATCTGGGCTTGATGACCGATACGGGTTTTCCGCATGCCGGCGAACTCGACTTCCTCGGCAACCGCGTGGACCGGAGCACCGGGACGATCCGCGCAAGAGCCATCGTCAAGAACCCGGACGGCAGGCTGACGCCCGGCCTGTTCGCGCGGGTCAAGCTCGTCACGGCCGAACCAGCCCAGACCGTGCTCATCGACGATCAGGCGATCGGTATCGACCAGGGGCGGCGCTACGTTCTCGCTCTCGGCGCCGACAACAAGGCGGAATACCGCCCGGTCGAAATCGGACCCATGATCGATGGCCTGCGCGTCGTCGCGGCGGGTCTCAAGCCGGCCGACAAGATCATCGTAAAAGGACTCGTCCGCCCAGGCATGCAGGTAGTTCCGCAGATGATCTCCATGGCGCCCGGCGACACCGCTACAGATGACCGGGCTGCGGCAGACTCGCAGGAGGCGCGTCAATGA
- a CDS encoding heavy metal translocating P-type ATPase, with protein sequence MTTGLSTPDAGERLGFRVDGMDCASCVGKIETALGRLGGISDVAVNFATETLLLSRDATSKTTSKDIAKKIRSLGFDVTELPSSAIPAAPEQRSDAHAGHDHNGCAGDHDHGHASHDDHSGCGGHDHKHDHGHDGHGHDHAHHDHDHAHHDHDHGHGGCSGHDHAGLAPTPRAAPASPPNVSMRVEGMDCASCVGKIEVALARMPDVSDVRVNFTTETLELTLAAGAITKVADIEKTIKSLGFGVSNTRELSASSDAAIDVAPAPAMPNQRWWQTRKGKHVIGLGLLMGSAYAIAQFFPLYAEWIFAAAVVAGVIPFARKAFALATSGSPFSIETLMVVASIGALVIGEAEEAAAVVFLFAVGELLESVAAGRARAGIKALASLVPKTAVLLDPNGGQRSVPATSLRVSDLVLVRPGDRVPADGQIIQGASSLDESPITGESVPRSKAKGDSIFAGSINVDGVLQVRVEKTASDNTISRIIQLVEQAQSAKAPTARFIENFSCYYTPAVMLIAALIVVVPPLAMGGDWDTWIYRGLALLLIACPCALVLSTPAAIASGLAVGTRRGLLIKGGNALETIGKVSAIAFDKTGTLTEGKPRVTEVFAFGKNEESDVLALAAAVETGSSHPLAKAIIGRAETDGIAVPLAQDASATAGKAVHATVAGRRLAVSSPTHAAQMVTLGVLERSAIEKLEDRGNTVAVLFDEQAKEVLGLIALRDEPRRDAREGVAQLKAMGVRSVMLTGDNRRTAQAIAKGLGIEWSAELLPQDKLDLVNEMKRKSKVAMVGDGINDAPALATADVGIAMGGGTDVAIETADAALLKSRVTDVAHLVALSRATMANIHQNVVFALALKGLFLVTSVLGITGLWIAVLADTGATAIVTLNALRLLRFKGAKSADDGRDEGMRSHPLVPAESH encoded by the coding sequence ATGACAACTGGACTTTCAACGCCGGACGCTGGTGAACGGCTCGGCTTTCGTGTCGACGGCATGGATTGCGCAAGCTGCGTCGGCAAGATCGAGACGGCCTTGGGCCGTCTGGGGGGTATCTCCGACGTTGCCGTCAACTTCGCGACCGAGACATTGCTGCTCTCACGCGATGCCACGAGCAAAACGACGTCGAAGGATATCGCCAAGAAGATTCGCTCGCTTGGGTTCGACGTGACCGAGCTGCCGTCTTCTGCGATTCCCGCCGCGCCTGAGCAGCGCTCCGACGCCCATGCTGGTCATGATCACAACGGCTGCGCCGGCGATCACGATCACGGTCACGCAAGCCACGACGATCACAGCGGCTGCGGCGGCCACGATCACAAGCACGACCATGGTCATGACGGTCACGGTCACGATCACGCTCACCATGACCACGACCACGCTCATCACGATCATGATCACGGCCACGGTGGTTGCTCTGGACATGATCACGCGGGCCTTGCGCCAACTCCCCGCGCCGCACCGGCCTCTCCGCCCAATGTCTCCATGCGCGTCGAGGGGATGGATTGCGCAAGCTGCGTCGGCAAGATCGAGGTCGCCTTGGCACGGATGCCAGACGTCTCCGACGTGCGCGTGAACTTCACGACCGAAACGCTTGAACTGACGCTCGCTGCCGGCGCGATCACCAAGGTCGCCGACATCGAAAAGACGATCAAGAGCCTCGGCTTCGGTGTGTCTAACACACGCGAGCTTTCGGCTTCGTCGGATGCGGCCATCGACGTCGCGCCAGCGCCAGCGATGCCCAATCAGCGCTGGTGGCAGACCCGCAAGGGGAAGCATGTCATTGGGCTCGGTCTGCTGATGGGCTCGGCGTACGCCATTGCCCAATTCTTCCCCCTTTATGCGGAATGGATCTTTGCCGCCGCCGTCGTCGCGGGCGTCATTCCTTTCGCTCGCAAGGCATTCGCGCTCGCGACCTCTGGATCTCCGTTCTCTATAGAGACGTTGATGGTCGTCGCCTCGATAGGCGCCCTCGTGATCGGCGAGGCTGAAGAGGCGGCTGCGGTCGTATTCCTGTTCGCGGTCGGGGAATTGCTCGAAAGCGTCGCGGCCGGGAGGGCGCGCGCCGGCATAAAGGCCCTTGCATCGCTCGTGCCGAAGACGGCCGTCCTGCTCGATCCGAATGGCGGGCAGCGCAGCGTCCCGGCCACGTCCTTGCGTGTCAGCGATCTAGTTCTGGTGCGGCCCGGCGACCGCGTGCCGGCGGACGGGCAAATCATACAGGGCGCTTCCAGCCTAGACGAGTCGCCTATCACCGGCGAATCCGTGCCGCGCTCGAAGGCCAAGGGAGACAGCATTTTCGCCGGCTCCATCAATGTCGATGGCGTTCTTCAGGTCCGCGTTGAAAAGACGGCTTCCGACAACACGATCTCGCGCATCATCCAGCTCGTCGAGCAGGCGCAGTCCGCCAAGGCCCCGACCGCGCGCTTCATTGAGAATTTTAGCTGCTACTATACCCCGGCGGTGATGCTGATCGCCGCGCTGATCGTCGTCGTCCCGCCGCTCGCGATGGGCGGTGATTGGGACACATGGATCTACCGCGGCCTCGCGCTGCTGCTGATCGCATGTCCCTGTGCGCTTGTCCTCTCGACGCCTGCTGCGATTGCCTCGGGCCTCGCCGTCGGCACGCGCCGCGGCCTCCTGATCAAGGGCGGTAATGCGCTCGAAACCATTGGCAAGGTGAGCGCCATCGCCTTCGATAAGACGGGTACGCTCACCGAGGGCAAGCCGCGCGTCACCGAAGTCTTCGCCTTTGGCAAGAACGAGGAGAGCGACGTTCTCGCTTTGGCAGCGGCGGTCGAAACAGGTTCGAGCCATCCGCTTGCGAAGGCGATCATCGGCCGTGCCGAAACCGATGGCATCGCCGTTCCCCTTGCACAGGATGCATCGGCGACGGCGGGTAAGGCCGTACATGCGACCGTTGCCGGACGTCGCCTCGCCGTCAGCTCCCCGACCCATGCCGCACAGATGGTGACGCTCGGGGTGCTTGAGCGCAGCGCCATCGAGAAGCTCGAAGATCGCGGCAATACCGTTGCCGTCCTTTTCGACGAGCAGGCGAAGGAAGTCCTCGGCCTCATCGCCCTGCGCGACGAACCGCGCCGTGACGCGCGGGAGGGTGTCGCCCAGCTCAAAGCTATGGGGGTCCGCTCCGTCATGCTAACCGGCGACAACCGGCGCACCGCCCAGGCCATTGCCAAGGGTCTCGGTATCGAGTGGAGCGCCGAGCTGCTTCCGCAGGACAAGCTCGATCTCGTCAACGAGATGAAGCGGAAGTCCAAGGTGGCCATGGTCGGCGACGGCATCAACGATGCTCCGGCACTGGCGACGGCCGACGTCGGGATCGCCATGGGCGGCGGAACCGATGTGGCGATCGAGACTGCGGACGCCGCCCTGCTCAAGAGCCGTGTCACGGACGTCGCCCATCTCGTCGCGCTGTCCCGCGCCACCATGGCGAACATCCACCAGAACGTCGTCTTCGCTCTCGCGTTGAAGGGCCTGTTCCTCGTTACCAGCGTCCTCGGCATCACCGGCCTCTGGATCGCGGTCCTTGCCGATACGGGCGCAACGGCGATCGTCACGCTGAATGCGTTGCGGCTCTTGCGCTTCAAGGGTGCGAAGTCTGCCGATGACGGTCGCGATGAGGGCATGCGTTCTCACCCTCTCGTCCCGGCCGAAAGCCACTAG
- a CDS encoding helix-turn-helix transcriptional regulator encodes MEVEGHLLLPSLSQNEITILAETFRLLGDPSRLKILLSCVPAPISVGDIAERLDLSVTLVSHHLRLLRGARLVKGDRQGKQIFYAIADQHVSHVLQDMATHISEDHADD; translated from the coding sequence ATGGAGGTTGAAGGTCACCTCCTGCTCCCTTCACTCTCGCAGAACGAGATCACGATCCTCGCGGAAACGTTTCGCCTGCTCGGCGATCCCTCACGGTTGAAGATCCTGCTGAGCTGTGTACCGGCGCCCATTTCGGTGGGCGATATCGCCGAGCGGCTCGACCTGTCCGTGACCCTCGTCAGCCACCATCTACGCCTGCTGCGCGGCGCGCGTCTCGTCAAGGGCGATCGCCAAGGCAAGCAGATCTTCTACGCGATCGCCGACCAGCACGTCAGCCATGTTCTTCAGGATATGGCGACGCATATTTCAGAGGATCATGCGGACGACTGA